Within the Flavobacterium sp. CG_23.5 genome, the region CGATGCCGTGTCTAAATTTCCTGAAGGTTCATCGGCAAAAATGATTGCTGGTTTGTTGATTAAAGCTCTAGCAACAGCAACACGCTGTTGTTCTCCTCCCGAAAGTTCGTTAGGTTTGTGGTTCAGTCGATGTGAAAGCCCAAGATAGGTTAATAACTTTTCAGCTTCAATTTCAGTTTCTTTTTTTGACTTATTAGCAATGAAGGCAGGAATGCAAACATTTTCCATCGCCGTAAATTCAGGTAGTAATTGATGAAATTGAAAAATGAAACCTAAATTCAAATTTCTGAATTTGGACAAAGTTTTGTCATTCATCTTCAGAATATCTTCGTCGTTGATTCGTAATTCTATTTCATTTTCAACGGTAGGTTTGTCTAAAGTTCCAAGAATTTGTAATAATGTTGTTTTTCCGGCTCCCGAAGCACCAACGATAGATACTATTTCCCCTTTTTTAATATGTAAATCAACTCCTTTTAACACATGAAGTTGATCGTAATATTTATGTAGATTTTTGGCTTGTATCATTTTGAAAATATTTGCACAAAGAAACAAAGAT harbors:
- a CDS encoding ABC transporter ATP-binding protein, whose amino-acid sequence is MIQAKNLHKYYDQLHVLKGVDLHIKKGEIVSIVGASGAGKTTLLQILGTLDKPTVENEIELRINDEDILKMNDKTLSKFRNLNLGFIFQFHQLLPEFTAMENVCIPAFIANKSKKETEIEAEKLLTYLGLSHRLNHKPNELSGGEQQRVAVARALINKPAIIFADEPSGNLDTASAENLHQLFFKLRAELGQTFVIVTHNEELANMADRKLIMVDGQISN